The Danio aesculapii chromosome 8, fDanAes4.1, whole genome shotgun sequence genome window below encodes:
- the sypb gene encoding synaptophysin b: MDVANQLVATGQFTIVKQPLGFIKILQWFFAIFAFATCGGYSGVFRMSVECENRSESDLNIEVEFAYPFRLHQVWFDAPTCKGSEPERLFLVGDNSSSAEFFVTIGVFSFLYSMAAISVYIFLLEKYREGNKGAQADFVVTAVFTFMWLVSSSAWAKGLSDVKRATDPDDVINLIPACEREENRCKELHEPVVSGLNTSVAFGFCNVILWAGNLWFIFKETGWMAAFAGTYMPSGEKQPAPDSFGQGYGQEGYGQDQYASSQGGYQPDYGQQGGYEGGGYNQGVYGQGEPTSFSNEM; encoded by the exons TTCTTTGCCATCTTCGCGTTCGCCACCTGCGGCGGTTACTCTGGAGTGTTTCGTATGAGCGTGGAGTGTGAGAACCGCTCAGAGAGTGACCTGAACATTGAGGTTGAGTTTGCGTACCCGTTCAG ACTGCACCAGGTATGGTTTGATGCCCCTACGTGTAAAGGATCAGAACCCGAGCGACTCTTTCTGGTGGGAGACAACTCTTCATCTGCAGAGTTCTTCGTCACCATCGGCGTCTTCTCCTTCCTTTATTCAATGGCAGCCATTTCTGTGTACATCTTCCTGTTGGAGAAATACCGCGAGGGAAACAAAGGAGCTCAGGCT GATTTCGTGGTGACAGCGGTTTTCACCTTCATGTGGCTGGTGAGTTCATCGGCGTGGGCTAAAGGTCTCTCGGACGTGAAGAGAGCCACCGACCCGGATGACGTCATCAACCTCATCCCTGCGTGCGAACGGGAGGAAAACCGCTGCAAAGAGCTGCACGAGCCGGTGGTGTCTGGCCTGAACACATCTGTG GCATTCGGATTCTGTAATGTGATCCTATGGGCAGGCAACCTGTGGTTCATCTTCAAGGAAACCGGCTGGATGGCGGCTTTCGCTGGCACCTACATGCCATCTGGAGAGAAGCAGCCAGCTCCAGACTCCTTCGGCCAGG GCTATGGACAGGAAGGTTATGGACAGGACCAGTATGCCAGCTCTCAGGGCGGGTATCAGCCCGACTACGGCCAGCAGGGTGGATATGAAGGCGGAGGATACAATCAAGGAGTGTACGGTCAGGGAGAGCCCACGTCCTTCTCCAACGAGATGTGA